The Enterobacter huaxiensis sequence GGGCAAAAACCGGGCGCAGGTAGAAGCCCGTATTGGCAAGGTTAACGCGCAAAAAGCGGAGCTGGAGCAGACCCGCCAGCTGCTTGCCAGCAGCGTCGCGCGGCTTTACTGGGAGTGGCAGACCCAGGCCGCCGTGGGGGATATCCTCGTGGAGATTAAACGCGAGCAGGAGAATATTATCGGTGCCGACCGCGAGCTGTATCAGCACGGGATCACCTCCTCGGTTGAAGGCGTTGAAACTGACATCAATGCCAGCAAAACGGAAGAGCAGCTGGCTGAAGTGAAAGGCAAAATGAAAGCCGTCGAGGCGCGTCTGGAGGCCTTGACCAACAGCCCTTCAATGAAGCTTACGCGCCGCGCGTTACCGACAGTGGAAGCGGCATTGCCGTCCGCGCTGGGCTACGAACTGCTGGCTCGCCGCCCCGATCTGCAGGAAGCGCACTGGTATATTGAAGCCTCCATGAGCGAGGTGGATGCCGCTAAAGCCGCCTTCTACCCCGATGTGAACCTGATGGCGTTCCTCCAGCAGGATGCCCTGCACCTGAGCGACCTGTTTCGATCTTCCGCGCAGCAAATGGGCGTAACTGCCGGACTGACGCTGCCGATTTTCGACAGCGGCAGGCTAAACGCCAACCTGGATATTGCCCAGGCGCAGAGCAATCTTTCTGTGGCGAACTACAACAAAGCGGTGGTCGATGCCGTTAACCAGGTGGCGCGTGCGGCCAGTGAAGTGGAAACCCTGACGGCAAAAAGCCAGCAGCAGCAGAAGGTCGAAAAAGACGCAGCGCGCGTGGTGGCGCTGGCACAGGCACGCTTACGCGCCGGGATCATTGCAGGCTCCCGCGTCAGTGAAGCCAACATTCCGGCGCTTAAGGAGCGTATTGCCGGGGTGATGCTGCAGGGGCAGTACGTCGATGCCTCGCTGCAGCTGACGTCCGCGCTGGGTGGCGGCTATCATCACGGCTAAAAGCGGGCATTATCTATACTTACCTCTTTGCACATTTTCAGGAGGTGAGTATGGCTCGAGTGGCAATCGTAACTGCATCGGATTCCGGGATCGGCAAAACCACGGCGCTGATGCTGGCTGAACGCGGGTTTGATATCGGCGTAACCTGGCATTCTGATGAGAAAGGCGCGCTGGAAACCTGCCGCGAGGTTGAAGCACGGGGGCAGCGCGCAGAGGCTATCCAGCTTGATTTGAGCACCCTGCCGGACGGCGCCAACGCCATTGAAACGCTGGTTGCGCGGTTTGGTCGGCTGGACGTGCTGGTCAATAATGCGGGCGCGATGACCAAAGCGTCATTTCTCGATATGCCGTTTGACGAATGGCGAAGCATTTTTACCGTTGACGTTGACGGTGCCTTTCTCTGTTCACAAATTGCCGCCCGGCAGATGGTGAAGCAGGGGGAGGGGGGACGGATTATCAATATCACGTCGGTGCACGAGCATACGCCGCTGCCGGACGCCAGCGCCTACACTGCGGCGAAGCATGCGCTCGGAGGGTTGACCAAATCCATGGCGCTGGAGCTGGTTAAGCACAAGATTCTGGTGAACGCCGTTGCGCCTGGGGCCATCGCCACGCCGATGAACGATATGGATGACAGTGAAGTGAAAGAAGGCTCGATGCCGTCAATCCCGTTAGCAAGGCCGGGGCACACCAAAGAGATCGCCAGCCTGGTGGCCTGGCTGTGCGACAGCGATGCCAGCTATACGACCGGGCAGTCGTTTATCGTCGACGGAGGGTTTATGCTGGCGAATCCGCAGTTTAAGCCGGAGGGATAGGGAACTAAAAACCCCCTCTCCCTGTGGGAGAGGGCCGGGGTGAGGGCATCAGGCCGCACTCACTCCTCATCCCGTCTCTTCTCTCTGTGCCGCATCCACAGCCGCACCCCAATCACCGCCACGACCACCAGAATCAGCCACGCCCAGTGCTTGATATGCTGATCCAGATTATGCATCCACGGGCCAATCACCTCGCCGCCCACGTAGCCGAGGGTTGTAAAGATCAGCGCCCAGGCGATCGCGCCGATAATATTCAGCGGCAGGAAGATTTTGGGCGGCAGGCGGCTGGCGCCGATCAGAATCGGCCCGATAATGCGAAAGCCGTACATAAAGCGGGTGCCTATGACGAACAGATAGGGATGGCGCTGGATAAGCCGCTGAGCGCGATTGATTTTCTTCTGATGCTTAGCGAAACGCTTGAGCAGCGTTGGCCCAAAGCGTAGCCCGAGAAAGTAGAGCAGCTGATCGCCAATCATGCCGCCCAGCGCGACGGCGGCCACCACCAGGGGGAATTTCAGCAGTCCCTGATGCGCCGCGACGCCACCCAGCAGCGTGATCGTTTCGCCTTCTGCCACGCTGCCAATCACCAGCGCGGCGTATCCATATTGTTCAATAAGTCCGTTGATATCCATTACGTCTGCGTTGTCTCCCTCAGCGTGTCTCCTTTAATCATATACCCCATGAATCAATAACAGGACAATCAACGGAAATTTCCCACTGTACAGAAAATAATCTACAGCCTGCATTATACTTAGGGTATCGCTGACGGGCCGACAACAAGGGGGCGCTATGAACCATGTCTGGGGACTCTTCTCCCATCCCGATCGTGAAATGCACGTAATCAGAAGCGAGAACGAAACGGTCGCGCATCACTACACGCACCATGTGCTGCTGATGGCAGCGGTGCCGGTCATCTGCGCGTTTATCGGTACAACACAAATCGGCTGGAACTTTGGTGATGGCACCGTAATTCAGCTCTCCTGGTTTACGGGGCTATACCTTGCCATTCTGTTTTACGGCGTGATGCTCGCCGGGGTGGCGGTGATGGGGCGGGTTATCTACTGGATGGCGCGCAACTACCCGCAGCGCCCGTCGCTCGCCCACTGTATGATTTTTGCCGGATACGTCGCGACCCCGCTGTTTTTAAGCGGCATTGTCGCGCTTTATCCACTGGTCTGGCTGTGCGCGCTGATCGGTACCGTGGCGCTCTTTTACACCGGATATCTGCTGTATCTGGGCGTTCCCACCTTCCTGAATATCAATAAAGAAGAGGGCCTGAGCTTCTCCAGCTCGACGCTCGCCATTGGCGTGCTGGTCCTGGAGGCGCTACTGGCGCTGACGGTTATTCTTTGGGGTTATGGATACCGTCTTTTCTAAGCTCACTGCATTGCTGGCGCAAATGCCAGCAATGCAGCATCTGTTCACGATTCTCCGCTGGCGACAACGCACGGTGACCGCTATGATGCCGAAGCCAGCCTGCGTTTTCCGTCGACGCAGGCGGTGTACGTATAACGTGCGTGAATAATTATCAGAAGTCTCACCATGCTGAAATTCCGAGTTTCATTACTTAGCCTGGCGCTTATCCTGGGGGCATCCGCTGCCGCTCCAGCGTTCGCCAAAACGCCAGCCGTGACTACCGCCGCCGCGCAGCCGCAGATTGCGTCCGGCAGCGCGATGATTGTCGATCTGAACACCAACAAGGTGATCTACGCCAGCCACCCGGATCTGGTGCGCCCGATTGCCTCTATTACCAAATTAATGACCGCGATGGTGGTGCTTGATGCACGGCTGCCGCTGGATGAAAAGCTGAAGGTGGACATCAGCCATACGCCGGAGATGAAGGGGATATACTCTCGCGTGCGCCTGAACAGTGAAATCAGCCGTAAGGATATGCTGCTGCTGGCGCTGATGTCGTCAGAGAACCGCGCGGCGGCAAGCCTGGCGCACCATTACCCGGGCGGCTATGACGCCTTTATTCGCGCCATGAACGCCAAGGCCAAATCGCTGGGGATGACCAATACCCGCTACGTAGAGCCGACCGGGCTGTCGATTCATAACGTCTCAACGGCGCGCGACCTGACGAAGATGCTGATTGCCAGCAAGCAGTATCCGCTGCTCGGCCAGCTCAGCACCACGCGTGAGGACATGGCGACCTTCTCTAATCCTGCGTACACGCTGCCGTTCCGCAATACTAACCATCTGGTGTATCGCGAGAACTGGAATATCCAGTTAACCAAAACGGGCTTCACCAATGCGGCGGGCCACTGCCTGGTGATGCGCACCGTGTTTAACGGTAAGCCGGTGGCGCTGGTGGTGATGGATGCCTTCGGCAAATACACCCACTTCGCGGATGCCAGCCGCCTGCGCACCTGGATTGAGACGGGAAAAGTGCAGCCGGTTCCGGCCGCGGCGTTGACCTATAAAAAGCAGAAAGCGGAACAGATGGCGACGGCGCAGAACGACTGAGCCGTTAGCGCGCTGATGCCCTCACCCCGGCCCTCTCCCACAGGGAGAGGGAGTAAACACTAAAAACGGTAACCCAGGTTACCGTTTTGCTTCTATTCCGGCAGCGTCCAGTCACCGTCGTTGAGCGGGCGCTGCATTATCAACGTATCTCGCCAGTCACCTTTCTTGTAGCCCACGCTTCGTAGCTGACCCACGACTTCAAATCCGTGCTTTTTATGTAGCCGCAGCGAGCCTGCATTGTTATTGCCATCACCCACCACGGCAATGATCTGCCGCCATTGACCTTGCTCGCATCGCGCGATCAGGGCATCCATTAACGTGGAGCCAAATCCGCGCCCGGTGGTGCTGGCATCTACGTAAATTGACTCTTCAAGGGTGTAGCGATAGGCATGGCGTGGACGATAGGGCGTGGCGTAGCAGTACCCGACGACAATCCCCCGGTACAGCGCCACCAGCCACGGCAAGCCGTGCTCAGCAACGCTTTTCATCCGCTCACGCATTTCATCGACGGTTGGGGGAACTTCCTCGAACGAGGCACGTCCGTGAAGCACGTGCCAGGCATAAATAGCCGAGATGGCATGCGCATCGTCGGGAAGGGCATCGCGCACTTCCACTTCGGTTTCGGATAAAACATCAACAGCCGACATGATGTGCCTGCTCCTCGTCATGGAATGCCGAAGAAACGTTTCTCCGGCGACAGGCACCTAATCTAGTACGTTTGAGGCGTGCTTAACAATCTCTTAAATTTGGCTATAGGAATTAATCAGCAGCTTGCGTATTGTGCTGCTCCGATTCCTCGCTCTCTTTCCAGTATTTCTTCCGCGTTGTCTTACCAATGCCGGGATTCATACTGTTTGTAGGGTCATTCTCCCGATAAAACCGCTTAAGCGTTTCCGGTGCCTTATAGAGATGGCCCACGTTATGTTCCGCCGGGTATTGCGCACCGCGCTCGCTGAGCAGGGCCAGCATCTGCTCTTTCAGCGCGTGCGGGTCAACGCCTTTCTTGACGATGTAATCCTGGTGGAAGACGTAGCACATAAAGTGTCCGTAATAGAGCTTGTGCACCAGCTTGCTGTCAATCTCCGGCGGCAGGTGTTCAAACCATTCGGTATCGTTACGGCGCAGGGCAATGTCCAGCGCCAGAATGTCCTCCACCTCTTCAGAATGAACGGCCTGATAGCGAATGGCGGCACCGGCCGCGGCGAAGCGGTGCAGGAAGGCCTTGCTGCCCTCCTCAGGCGTACAGGCAAAGAAATCCCCGTCGGCGTTCTTGAAAAATTCGGTCAGCCAGCTTTGTGCTTCAGCAATCCCGTCTCCGGCCATCTTCAGCAGCAGGTGGTGTTCATACCTATCGCGCCAGGTTTTCATCCGCTCCGGTAAGTGCGCGGGAAAAACGTTGCCCAGCTTCTGCATAAAGCGGTCGGTAAAGTGCGGCTTAAACAGCGACACTTTGTCGAGCATTGCGTCGGTGCGGCCCTTCATGGTGAAGAAGAACGGCATTTTGTCGGTGCCGAGCTTGTCGATCATCAGGAAGGTGTCTTTGCCGTAGCGCTCGGCAATATCGTAAATGTCCCGATGCATATACTCGCCCGCCACCGGCAGATGGGTAAACTCGCCCAGAATATGGCGGCGGATCTCGGTCAGGACCTCGGGCTGATTGGTGCCGATGTAAAACACCTGCTGTTTTTTCTCTGCCGGGAAGGTATCCAGGCGCACCGCAAAGACCGCGAGTTTTCCCGCGCAGCCGGAAGATTCGAACAGGCGGTCCGGGTCAGCGTTATAGCGCGCCGGGGTGTCGGCGTCGATATCGCGCACGCGGGTGACGTAGTCGTGATCGTGCGCGTGGCGGCCGTCGTGCTGAACGTCCTCGTCCTTCACGCGGTCATCGTCAAGCTTGCTGAGGATCTGCTCTGGCGTCACGCCGAGATCGATGCCCAGATGGTTCACCAGCGTCAGCTTGCCGTTTTCATCGATCCGCGCAAACAGCGACATCTCGGTGTAGGCCGGGCCGCGCTGCACCAGCGAGCCGCCGGAGTTATTGCAGATCCCGCCGATCACCGAGGCGCCAATACAGGACGAGCCGATCACGGAATGCGGCTCGCGCCCCAGCGGCTTGAGCGCTTTCTCCAGCGTGTAGAGCGTGGTGCCCGGGAAGGCAAGCACCTGTTCACCTTTGTCCAGCAGGTGCAGCTTGTCGAGACGCAGGGTGCTGACGATGACGATGTCGCGATCGTAATCGTTGCCGTTCGGCGTGGAGCCCTCGGTCAGGCCGGTATTGGCAGCCTGCATCAGAATAATTTTGTCGGCGGCAACGCAGGCGCTCAGCACGCGCCACAGTTCCAGCAGCGTGCCGGGGAAGACCACCGCCAGCGCGTCGCCCTGGCCGGAACGGAAGCCTTTGCGGTAGCGCGCCGTTTTGGCCGGGTCGGTAAGCAGGTGAGAGTGACCAACCAGGCGCGACAGTTCGTTAATAAAAGTATTGTTATCGTCAGTTCGAACAGAAGACATCTTCCACTCCTTGTGGTGGGGCAAATTTCTCGCTGTAAAGCATAGCGCGATTAACTGTTAAGCGGTCTAGTATTCACGAGAAAAATCAGAGAATAACCCTGCACCGTTCGGAGGGTTTGTGGCACACTGCGCTTTTCGCACGGTATGGCCGAGATCGTCCGGCGGTTATTGATGAGAGAGTAAAACGACATGAAATGGCTATGTTCTGTAGGTGTCGCCGTCAGCCTGGCGCTGCAGCCTGCGCTGGCAGAGGATTTGTTTGGCAATCATCCGCTCACGCCTGAAGCCCGCGACGCGTTTGTCACGGAGTTGCTCAAGAAGATGACGGTCGATGAGAAGATCGGCCAGCTGCGTCTTATCAGCGTCGGCCCGGATAATCCGAAAGAGGCCATCCGTGAGATGATCAAAGAGAGCCAGGTGGGGGCGATTTTTAACACCGTCACCCGTCAGGATATCCGCAAAATGCAGGATCAGGCGATGGAGCTCAGCCGCCTGAAGATCCCTCTCTTCTTTGCCTATGACGTGCTGCACGGCCAGCGTACCGTCTTCCCGATTAGCCTCGGGCTAGCCTCCTCCTTTAACCTCGACGCGGTGAAGACCGTCGGGCGCGTGTCCGCCTATGAAGCGGCAGACGATGGCCTGAACATGACCTGGGCGCCTATGGTGGACGTCTCCCGCGATCCGCGCTGGGGCCGCGCGTCGGAAGGCTTTGGTGAAGATACGTATTTAACGGCCACAATGGGTAAAACCATGGTGGAAGCGATGCAGGGAAAAAGCCCGGCGGATCGCTACTCGGTGATGACCAGCGTCAAGCACTTCGCCGCATACGGCGCGGTTGAAGGCGGGAAAGAGTACAACACCGTGGACATGAGCCCGCAGCGCCTGTTCAACGACTACATGCCGCCTTACAAGGCAGGGCTCGATGCGGGCAGCGGCGCGGTGATGGTGGCGCTGAACTCCCTGAACGGCACGCCTGCGACCTCTGATTCCTGGCTGCTGAAAGACGTGCTGCGCGACCAGTGGGGCTTTAAGGGCATCACCGTTTCCGATCACGGCGCGATTAAAGAGCTGATCAAGCACGGCACGGCGTCTGACCCTGAAGACGCGGTGCGCGTGGCGCTCAAGTCCGGCATTAATATGAGCATGAGCGACGAGTACTACAGCAAATACCTGCCGGGGCTGGTGAAGAGCGGCAAGGTAACGATGGCGGAGCTGGACGATGCCGCGCGCCACGTGCTGAACGTGAAATATGACATGGGGCTGTTTAACGATCCGTACAGCCACCTCGGACCAAAAGATTCTGACCCGGCGGACACCAACGCTGAAAGCCGCCTGCACCGCAAAGACGCGCGTGAAGTCGCGCGCGAAAGCCTGGTGCTGCTGAAAAACCGCCTCGACACGCTGCCGCTGAAAAAATCCGGCAACATCGCCGTGGTGGGCCCGCTGGCCGACAGCAAGCGCGACGTGATGGGAAGCTGGTCTGCAGCTGGCGTGGCGGATCAGTCCGTCACCGTGCTGACCGGCATTAAAAATGCCGTCGGTGAAAACGCGAAGGTGGTGTACGCCAAGGGCGCGAACGTGACCGACGATAAAGACATCGTTACCTTCCTCAACCAGTACGAGGAAGCGGTGAAGGTGGATCCGCGCACGCCGAAAGAGATGATTGACGAAGCGGTGGATGCCGCCAAACGGTCTGACGTCGTTGTTGCGGTCGTGGGCGAAGCGCAGGGTATGGCGCACGAAGCCTCCAGCCGTACCGACATCACCATCCCGCAGAGCCAGCGCGACCTGATCGCCGCCCTGAAGGCGACGGGCAAGCCGCTGGTGCTGGTGCTGATGAACGGTCGTCCGCTGGCGCTGGTGAAAGAAGACCAGCAGGCGGATGCGATTCTGGAAACCTGGTTCGCCGGTACCGAAGGCGGTAACGCTATCGCCGACGTGCTGTTTGGCGATTACAACCCGTCGGGCAAGCTGCCGATGTCCTTCCCGCGCTCCGTGGGGCAAATTCCGGTTTACTACAGCCACCTGAATACCGGACGTCCTTACAACGCCGACAAGCCGAACAAATACACGTCACGCTACTTCGACGAAGCGAACGGCCCGCTGTATCCGTTCGGCTATGGCCTGAGCTACACCACCTTTAAGGTCTCTGACGTGAAAATGTCAGCGCCAACGATGAAGCGCGACGGCAAGGTCACCGCCAGCGTGGACGTGACCAATACCGGCAAGCGTGAAGGGGCCACGGTTATCCAGATGTACGTTCAGGACGTCACCGCATCCATGAGCCGTCCGGTGAAGCAGCTGCGCGGCTTTGAAAAGGTCAGCCTCAAGCCGGGTGAAACCCAAACCGTCAGCTTCCCGATTGACGTAGACGCGCTGAAATTCTGGAACCAGCAGATGAAATACGACGCGGAGCCGGGCAAGTTCAACGTCTTCATCGGCGTGGACTCTGCCCGCGTCAACCAAGGCGAGTTCGAGCTGCAGTAATCTTTCCCTCCTCAGCATCCCCCGCGAGGCGGGGGATGCGTCATACCTTATGCTAAAAAGTCATTTTGACGGGTAAACACGCCGTTTTAAGCTACGCTTTTCTCTCAAGCCTCTGAAAAAGGCGGCAAAATAATGAGGAATGCAGAATGACGATTACAAAGGGGATGATGGGCTCCGCGGTCCTGCTGGCAGCGCTGAGCCTGCCGCTTCAGGCAGCTGAGCCGGTGAAGGTTGGGTCCAAGATTGATACCGAAGGGGCGCTGCTCGGCAATATCATTTTGCAGGTGCTTGAGAGCCACGGGGTTAAAACGGTAAATAAAGTCCAGCTCGGGACCACTCCGGTGGTGCGCGGCGCTATTACCTCCGGCGAGCTGGATATCTACCCGGAATATACCGGCAACGGTGCCTTCTTCTTTAAAGAAGAAAACGATCCTGCGTGGAAAAACGCCAAAGCGGGCTATGAAAAAGTCAAAAAGCTGGACGCAGAGAAGAACAAGCTGGTCTGGCTCACGCCTGCGCCAGCCAACAATACCTGGACCATCGCGGTACGCAAAGATATTGCGGAGAAGGGGAAGTTGACCTCCCTTGAGGACCTCAGCCGCTATCTGAAAGAGAAGGGCGACTTCAAGCTTGCGGCGTCGGCTGAATTTATCGAACGCGCGGATGCCCTGCCTGCCTTCGAAAAAGCCTACGATTTCAAGCTCGACCAGGCGCAGCTGCTCTCTCTGGCCGGCGGTGATACGGCGGTGACCATCAAAGCGGCGGCGCAGCAAACCTCCGGCGTTAACGCGGCCATGGCCTACGGCACCGACGGACCGGTTGCGGCGCTGGGTCTGCAAACCCTGACCGACCCGAAAGGCGTTCAGCCAATTTATGCCCCAACCCCGGTGGTGCGCGAAGCGGTGCTGAAAGCCTACCCGGAGATTGGCGACTGGCTCAAGCCGGTGTTTGAGAAGCTGGATGAAAAAACGCTGCAGCAGCTGAACGCCAGCATTGCGGTTGAGGGACTGGATGCCAAAAAAGTGGCTGCCGATTTCCTGAAGCAACAAGGGCTTGTGAAGTAACGGGACAGGGCTGTGCCAATAAAATGCTATAACCGCGTGCTGCTGCTGTTGGCCTGCATGGCCATCGCGGCGGTCGCGTTACCCTTTATCAATGTCGCCCCTAACCGTCTGGTGTCGGGGGAGGCCCGCGCGCTCTGGCAGGTCTGGCCCTTTGCGCCAGCCCTGCTGGGGCTTACGCTCGCCGCCGTGATTGCATTATCGTTCTGGGGGAAGCGTACGGCCCATTGGCTAACGCTTTTTCTCTGCGAAGCCCTTTTTATTGTGCTTTTCTGGAGCGCGGGGCTGGCGGCGGCGCAGATGGTTTCTGTCGAAAGCCCCCTTGCGAGAACGTCAATTGGCAGCGGCTTATGGCTGTGGCTGGCCCTGTGCCTGCTGGCCTGTAGCGACGTCATTCGTCGCCTGACCGCAAGGCCAGTCTGGCGCTGGTTACTGAACGCACAGCTTTGGTGTATCCCGCTGTGGCTGCTCTTCAGCGGCGAGCTGAATAATCTTTCGCTGTTAAAAGAGTACGCTAACCGTCAGGAGGTGTTTGACGGTGCGCTGGTGCAGCATCTGACGATTCTGCTCGGCACGCTCTTCCCGGCCCTGCTGCTGGGCGTGCCGCTGGGGATATGGTGCTATCGCCATCCCGCCCGGCAGGGGAGCGTCTTCGCCGTTCTTAATGTTATCCAGACCATCCCTTCCGTGGCCTTGTTTGGCCTGCTCATTGCCCCGCTCGCGGGGTTAGTGAAGTCATTCCCCACGCTGTCCTCTTTCGGGATCGCCGGAACCGGGTTAACGCCCGCGCTGATTGCGCTGGTGCTGTATGCGCTGCTGCCGCTGGTGCGCGGCGTGGTGGCGGGATTAAGCCAGGTGCCGCAGGACGCGCTGGAAAGCGCCCATGCGATGGGGATGAGCGCGCGGCAGTGTTTCTGGAAAATCCAGCTTCCGCTGGCGCTGCCGCTGCTGGTCCGCAGCCTGCGGGTGGTGACGGTACAAACGGTGGGGATGGCGGTGATAGCCGCGTTGATTGGCGCGGGAGGCTTTGGCGCACTGGTGTTCCAGGGGCTGCTCAGCAGCGCGCTGGATTTGGTGCTTTTAGGTGTCGTTCCTACCATTGCGCTGGCGGTGGTGCTGGACGCGTTGTTTGCCCTGTGGCTCGCGCTGCTCGGGAGAAGAGCCAATGATTGAATTTCACGATGTGAGTAAAACCTTTGCAGGTCGCCCGGCGGCGAGCCACCTGAATCTGCATTTTGCACAGGGGGCGTTCTCGGTATTGATTGGCACCTCCGGGTCGGGAAAATCCACCACCCTGAAGATGATTAACCGGCTGGTGGAGCACGACAGCGGTCTGATTCGCTTCGACGGAGAGGAGATCCGCAGCCTGCCGGTTCTGGAGTTGCGCCGTCGAATGGGGTACGCCATTCAGTCCATCGGCCTGTTTCCTCACTGGACGGTGGCGCAGAATATCGCCACCGTGCTGCAGCTGGAGAAATGGTCGCGGGCAAAAATAGCGGAGCGGGTCGACGAGCTGATGGCGCTGCTCGGCCTGGAG is a genomic window containing:
- the mdtQ gene encoding multidrug resistance outer membrane protein MdtQ gives rise to the protein MKRSFLLSLSAPLVFILAACAPEHSTVTSIKTQPTAASVNTRLSRTDWPKNEWWKDYSDPELNSLIAKALSDAPDMQIARQRITLAEAQAKAIMAADGPQIDFSADAERQKMSAEGLMGPFAITDPAAGTTGPWYTNGTFGLTAGWDLDLWGKNRAQVEARIGKVNAQKAELEQTRQLLASSVARLYWEWQTQAAVGDILVEIKREQENIIGADRELYQHGITSSVEGVETDINASKTEEQLAEVKGKMKAVEARLEALTNSPSMKLTRRALPTVEAALPSALGYELLARRPDLQEAHWYIEASMSEVDAAKAAFYPDVNLMAFLQQDALHLSDLFRSSAQQMGVTAGLTLPIFDSGRLNANLDIAQAQSNLSVANYNKAVVDAVNQVARAASEVETLTAKSQQQQKVEKDAARVVALAQARLRAGIIAGSRVSEANIPALKERIAGVMLQGQYVDASLQLTSALGGGYHHG
- a CDS encoding SDR family oxidoreductase, with product MARVAIVTASDSGIGKTTALMLAERGFDIGVTWHSDEKGALETCREVEARGQRAEAIQLDLSTLPDGANAIETLVARFGRLDVLVNNAGAMTKASFLDMPFDEWRSIFTVDVDGAFLCSQIAARQMVKQGEGGRIINITSVHEHTPLPDASAYTAAKHALGGLTKSMALELVKHKILVNAVAPGAIATPMNDMDDSEVKEGSMPSIPLARPGHTKEIASLVAWLCDSDASYTTGQSFIVDGGFMLANPQFKPEG
- a CDS encoding DedA family protein, translated to MDINGLIEQYGYAALVIGSVAEGETITLLGGVAAHQGLLKFPLVVAAVALGGMIGDQLLYFLGLRFGPTLLKRFAKHQKKINRAQRLIQRHPYLFVIGTRFMYGFRIIGPILIGASRLPPKIFLPLNIIGAIAWALIFTTLGYVGGEVIGPWMHNLDQHIKHWAWLILVVVAVIGVRLWMRHREKRRDEE
- a CDS encoding Yip1 family protein, which encodes MNHVWGLFSHPDREMHVIRSENETVAHHYTHHVLLMAAVPVICAFIGTTQIGWNFGDGTVIQLSWFTGLYLAILFYGVMLAGVAVMGRVIYWMARNYPQRPSLAHCMIFAGYVATPLFLSGIVALYPLVWLCALIGTVALFYTGYLLYLGVPTFLNINKEEGLSFSSSTLAIGVLVLEALLALTVILWGYGYRLF
- the pbpG gene encoding D-alanyl-D-alanine endopeptidase; amino-acid sequence: MLKFRVSLLSLALILGASAAAPAFAKTPAVTTAAAQPQIASGSAMIVDLNTNKVIYASHPDLVRPIASITKLMTAMVVLDARLPLDEKLKVDISHTPEMKGIYSRVRLNSEISRKDMLLLALMSSENRAAASLAHHYPGGYDAFIRAMNAKAKSLGMTNTRYVEPTGLSIHNVSTARDLTKMLIASKQYPLLGQLSTTREDMATFSNPAYTLPFRNTNHLVYRENWNIQLTKTGFTNAAGHCLVMRTVFNGKPVALVVMDAFGKYTHFADASRLRTWIETGKVQPVPAAALTYKKQKAEQMATAQND
- a CDS encoding GNAT family N-acetyltransferase codes for the protein MSAVDVLSETEVEVRDALPDDAHAISAIYAWHVLHGRASFEEVPPTVDEMRERMKSVAEHGLPWLVALYRGIVVGYCYATPYRPRHAYRYTLEESIYVDASTTGRGFGSTLMDALIARCEQGQWRQIIAVVGDGNNNAGSLRLHKKHGFEVVGQLRSVGYKKGDWRDTLIMQRPLNDGDWTLPE
- the dld gene encoding D-lactate dehydrogenase; the protein is MSSVRTDDNNTFINELSRLVGHSHLLTDPAKTARYRKGFRSGQGDALAVVFPGTLLELWRVLSACVAADKIILMQAANTGLTEGSTPNGNDYDRDIVIVSTLRLDKLHLLDKGEQVLAFPGTTLYTLEKALKPLGREPHSVIGSSCIGASVIGGICNNSGGSLVQRGPAYTEMSLFARIDENGKLTLVNHLGIDLGVTPEQILSKLDDDRVKDEDVQHDGRHAHDHDYVTRVRDIDADTPARYNADPDRLFESSGCAGKLAVFAVRLDTFPAEKKQQVFYIGTNQPEVLTEIRRHILGEFTHLPVAGEYMHRDIYDIAERYGKDTFLMIDKLGTDKMPFFFTMKGRTDAMLDKVSLFKPHFTDRFMQKLGNVFPAHLPERMKTWRDRYEHHLLLKMAGDGIAEAQSWLTEFFKNADGDFFACTPEEGSKAFLHRFAAAGAAIRYQAVHSEEVEDILALDIALRRNDTEWFEHLPPEIDSKLVHKLYYGHFMCYVFHQDYIVKKGVDPHALKEQMLALLSERGAQYPAEHNVGHLYKAPETLKRFYRENDPTNSMNPGIGKTTRKKYWKESEESEQHNTQAAD
- the bglX gene encoding beta-glucosidase BglX; the protein is MKWLCSVGVAVSLALQPALAEDLFGNHPLTPEARDAFVTELLKKMTVDEKIGQLRLISVGPDNPKEAIREMIKESQVGAIFNTVTRQDIRKMQDQAMELSRLKIPLFFAYDVLHGQRTVFPISLGLASSFNLDAVKTVGRVSAYEAADDGLNMTWAPMVDVSRDPRWGRASEGFGEDTYLTATMGKTMVEAMQGKSPADRYSVMTSVKHFAAYGAVEGGKEYNTVDMSPQRLFNDYMPPYKAGLDAGSGAVMVALNSLNGTPATSDSWLLKDVLRDQWGFKGITVSDHGAIKELIKHGTASDPEDAVRVALKSGINMSMSDEYYSKYLPGLVKSGKVTMAELDDAARHVLNVKYDMGLFNDPYSHLGPKDSDPADTNAESRLHRKDAREVARESLVLLKNRLDTLPLKKSGNIAVVGPLADSKRDVMGSWSAAGVADQSVTVLTGIKNAVGENAKVVYAKGANVTDDKDIVTFLNQYEEAVKVDPRTPKEMIDEAVDAAKRSDVVVAVVGEAQGMAHEASSRTDITIPQSQRDLIAALKATGKPLVLVLMNGRPLALVKEDQQADAILETWFAGTEGGNAIADVLFGDYNPSGKLPMSFPRSVGQIPVYYSHLNTGRPYNADKPNKYTSRYFDEANGPLYPFGYGLSYTTFKVSDVKMSAPTMKRDGKVTASVDVTNTGKREGATVIQMYVQDVTASMSRPVKQLRGFEKVSLKPGETQTVSFPIDVDALKFWNQQMKYDAEPGKFNVFIGVDSARVNQGEFELQ
- the osmF gene encoding glycine betaine ABC transporter substrate-binding protein OsmF; protein product: MTITKGMMGSAVLLAALSLPLQAAEPVKVGSKIDTEGALLGNIILQVLESHGVKTVNKVQLGTTPVVRGAITSGELDIYPEYTGNGAFFFKEENDPAWKNAKAGYEKVKKLDAEKNKLVWLTPAPANNTWTIAVRKDIAEKGKLTSLEDLSRYLKEKGDFKLAASAEFIERADALPAFEKAYDFKLDQAQLLSLAGGDTAVTIKAAAQQTSGVNAAMAYGTDGPVAALGLQTLTDPKGVQPIYAPTPVVREAVLKAYPEIGDWLKPVFEKLDEKTLQQLNASIAVEGLDAKKVAADFLKQQGLVK